From the genome of Aureibacter tunicatorum:
AAGTTCGAGAGTCAGTGATTATCATCAACCTGTAGCACTGTTAACGCATGACTGGAATATAAGTGATAATACCAAGTTAATAACATCTGCCGGATATAAGTTTGGCAGAGGAGGACAGGAGAGGTTGAATTGGTATAATACGCAAGATCCTCGTCCGGATTATTACAGAAATATAGAGCCTTATAATCGATATTACGACACTTATTACAATCCAGGGTCTCCAGATTATATGAATCCAGCTATGGAGGGCGAGGTTAATCAAGCTTGGTCAGAATGGAGTTCAGATCCAACAAAGAGCCAAATCAATTGGGATCGCATGTACGCTGTGAATGCTTCTTCAGATGAAGAAGGCGGTAAAAGAGCTAAGTATATAATGGAAGGTCAATATTCGGACATTCAGCAGTATAATTTCAATTCATTATTGAAGTCCAATATTTCAGATAATGTGGAATTGACTGGAGGCTTGGAATATAGACATTATACCAGCAGAATACATAAAAGAGTTGAGGACTTGCTGGGCGCTGATTATTGGGTGGATATTGACCAATTCGCTGAGAGGGAGTTTGGAAAAGGAAGTGATCAGTCCCAAAGCGACTTGAGAAATCCAAATCGAAAGGTTAAAGAGGGCGATGTATTTGGCTATGATTATGATGCGAATATTAGACACTATGGAACTTTCCTTCAAGCTAGCGTTACAGGAAATAAGGTTGATTATTACATAGGCGCTCAATTTTCATATACGCAACAGTGGAGAAAAGGAAATATGCAAAATGGTATGTTCCCTGAAAACTCTTATGGCGATTCAGAAAAGCTGAACTTTATGAACTACGGCATCAAAGGTGGAGCAACTTATAAAGTTGACGGCAGGCATATGTTCCATGCGAACGCTGCGTTCATTACAAGACCTCCAAGCTTTAGAAACTCATATATTTCCCCAAGAACAAGAAATACTTCGGTGGATGATGTTGCTGAATTGAATAGTGAAAAAATTTATTCAAGTGATGTAAGCTATACTTATAGGTCTTCGATGGTTGACTTCAGGTTAACGGGGTATTATACATATATGGAAGACAAGACCAAGTTGATGAACTTTTTCTGGGATGATGAAAACTCATTTGTGAATTTTATTGAAACTGGAATTGATCAAAAGAATTATGGTCTAGAAATGGGATTGGATGTAAAGTTGAGCCCTTCGTTTTCAGTTTCTTCTGCTTTAGCTATGGGTAAAAATATGTACGCGGACAACTTTACTGTACAGGCATATCAGGATAATAATGAACAACGTGTGATAGATCCTCAAGAGGTTTATTCAAAGAATTTCAGAGCAAGCGGGTCTCCACAGACAGCCATGAATATTGGTGTTCGATATAATTCATCGAACTATTGGTGGGTAGGACTTGATGCCAATTATTTCGATCATATTTACATGGACTTCAACCCAGTGTTAAGAAATGAGGACACTTTCAACAACACGGATGTATTTAGCGATGGAAACCTTTCATGGACTCCTGAAAGGTTGGATGGCCAGTTTACTATGGACTTTTCTGCTGGAAAATCTTGGAAGATTGATGAAGTATATTTGAGGCTTAATCTTTCTGTATCCAATTTGCTTGACAATACTGATTTTAGAACAGGAGGTTACGAGCAATTGAGATTTGATAGAAGCGAGCCTAGCAAGTTCCCTTCTAAATATTACTACGCTTATGGGCGTACATATTTCTTGAATGTTAGCGTGAGTTTTTAAAGTGAAGAATTATGAAGAATATAATTAAAATTAAATTTAGCTTTCTAATGATTCTTGTTGTTCTTGGACTTGGATCATGCGTGGACTTCAATGATAAAGATAATGAGCCTGTGAATGGTTTTGAGCCAGCTCAAAGTGTTTTAATAAGCGAGTTGCATGCGGAATATGCTCAATCAGGAGGTTCCGATGTAAAGATCGAGAAGGATGTTTCCATTGCGGGTATAGTCACCATGACTTCTTCTGAAGATAATCTATACTACAAGCAAGCTTTTATTCAAGATGAGTCAGGGGCTATCGCGGTTATGTTCAACGGTTCATCTTCGATTTTGAATGCTGGCAACGAGCTAACCATTAATTTGAAAGACATGGTTTTGAGCGAGTATGCTGGTCTTTTGCAATTGACAGATAATCCGTTTTATGAGAATAATGAAGTCTCAGGTTATAGCGGGCTTGACATTGTAACTGGAGAGGAGAAGTGGCATGTATCTGCTGAAAATAAAGGTACTGCGCATTTAATCAAAGTAATTTCTATTGATGAGTTCAATGCTAAAGCTTTTGAATTGCAAGGTCAACTAATTGCCATTGAAGACGTGCAGTTTAAGTTTCCGGATGATACTTGGGCTGATCCTGAAAAAACAAATGGGGACAATAGAACAATAGCTGATTGCAGTGGCAACGAAACGATAGTAAGAACAAGAGGATCATCCACTTTTGCTACTGAAAAAGTTCCAACAGGCAAAGGAAGGATTGTAGGTTGTGTTGGGATATTCAATTCAACAGCTCAGTTGTATGTGAGACATCCTGATGAACTTGATATGGAAAATGAAAGATGCGGAGAAGAAGGAATTGTTTTTAAAGAGGACTTCAATGCTGTGGTAGCGGGCGAGCCTATAGCATTTACAAGCTGGATGAATGCCATGGAGAGTGGAAATACTGACGTGTTATGGGTAGGAGATGTATTCTATGATGACAAATCCGCGGCTGTTAGCGCTTACCAATCAGGAGTGGAAGATATTAGGTCTTGGTTGATTAGTCCTGAGATTGATATGTCTGGGGCACAAAGCATGATTGCGAGTTTTGATTCAAAATTCGGACATGATAATGGAGCTGAGCTTAAAGTTATGATTTCAGAGAATTTTAACGGGACGAATATCACTGACGCTACTTGGACAGAGTTTGATTACGCAA
Proteins encoded in this window:
- a CDS encoding carboxypeptidase regulatory-like domain-containing protein, yielding MRLKLLLFSLALALNSIVVFAQSDYSVRGKVIDLKSKNAIADAKVSIKAKKQGTMTNGDGEFYFKGLREGSYSLSIESDQYDNVEMNFIYSGEPIDLGEIYLQIKHKDTDYMPVIYLDETEDESGASTQNIAGMLSSSRDVFVSKASYQLGSTGRFRVRGYDSDMTQMTLNGVTMNDQETGRIFWSNWGGLNDVMRNTDINTGISRSEYSFGGVGGSTDIDVRAASQRKQVRASYALSNRSYRNRFMLTASTGLMENGWAFSGSFSRRWTESGYIEGTPYDAWSYYLAAQKVFNEKHSLNLTVFGAPQRRGKSTASIQPVYDGVGDNYYNPYWGYQNGEVRSSRVSDYHQPVALLTHDWNISDNTKLITSAGYKFGRGGQERLNWYNTQDPRPDYYRNIEPYNRYYDTYYNPGSPDYMNPAMEGEVNQAWSEWSSDPTKSQINWDRMYAVNASSDEEGGKRAKYIMEGQYSDIQQYNFNSLLKSNISDNVELTGGLEYRHYTSRIHKRVEDLLGADYWVDIDQFAEREFGKGSDQSQSDLRNPNRKVKEGDVFGYDYDANIRHYGTFLQASVTGNKVDYYIGAQFSYTQQWRKGNMQNGMFPENSYGDSEKLNFMNYGIKGGATYKVDGRHMFHANAAFITRPPSFRNSYISPRTRNTSVDDVAELNSEKIYSSDVSYTYRSSMVDFRLTGYYTYMEDKTKLMNFFWDDENSFVNFIETGIDQKNYGLEMGLDVKLSPSFSVSSALAMGKNMYADNFTVQAYQDNNEQRVIDPQEVYSKNFRASGSPQTAMNIGVRYNSSNYWWVGLDANYFDHIYMDFNPVLRNEDTFNNTDVFSDGNLSWTPERLDGQFTMDFSAGKSWKIDEVYLRLNLSVSNLLDNTDFRTGGYEQLRFDRSEPSKFPSKYYYAYGRTYFLNVSVSF
- a CDS encoding DUF5689 domain-containing protein, with translation MKNIIKIKFSFLMILVVLGLGSCVDFNDKDNEPVNGFEPAQSVLISELHAEYAQSGGSDVKIEKDVSIAGIVTMTSSEDNLYYKQAFIQDESGAIAVMFNGSSSILNAGNELTINLKDMVLSEYAGLLQLTDNPFYENNEVSGYSGLDIVTGEEKWHVSAENKGTAHLIKVISIDEFNAKAFELQGQLIAIEDVQFKFPDDTWADPEKTNGDNRTIADCSGNETIVRTRGSSTFATEKVPTGKGRIVGCVGIFNSTAQLYVRHPDELDMENERCGEEGIVFKEDFNAVVAGEPIAFTSWMNAMESGNTDVLWVGDVFYDDKSAAVSAYQSGVEDIRSWLISPEIDMSGAQSMIASFDSKFGHDNGAELKVMISENFNGTNITDATWTEFDYAKPDAPTSGNFSQWKNSGEIDISAYSGKKINIGFLYVASDGSVASTTKFQIKNLLVK